In the genome of Microtus pennsylvanicus isolate mMicPen1 chromosome X, mMicPen1.hap1, whole genome shotgun sequence, the window TGAGACATTCTCAGTTTCTAAAAGGCTGGAATTGTGGACCAGTCAGGAGTGGGGAAATGGCCTAAGACCTTGATTCAAAGAGAAAGTGATTCAAAAGTAACAAAGTAATTCGTCTCTGCATGTTCTTCCTGGAGTTAAGCAGGAAACAGCAACATCATGCAAAAGTCCTGTagtgaaaaagaaggaaagccCAAATGCAGTGAGCCAAAGATGGAGGACGAACATCCCTATGGAGCATTTGAAGGCCAGCGAATGGAAGGGAATTTCAGACAGcggctgcttcagtctcttgaaGAATTTAAAGAAGATATAGACTATAGGCATTTTAAAGGCGAAGAAATGACAGGAGAGGAAGACGAGATGGAAAGATGTTTGGAAGAAATAAGAAGTCTGAGAAAAAAATTTAGGGCTCTGCATTCTAACCATACCCATTCTCGGGAACGCCCCTTTTAATCAGTAGCCTCAGGAATTATGTTCTGTTATTAATACTTCTActgctttctgtttccatttttttctcataaGTATTTGCTATCATTTTACTTCAATCATTCACTATTGGTTACAGTCATACATAAAATTCAACTCTACATATCTTATCTTTCAATTCTACCCCACTGATTTAATAagaagttttgtttatttgcatgAGTGGCCAGTCATCTGGTAGTTCGTTATAAACCAAAAATTGCAAGCTACAAAGCAACATGTATGTGACCATTTATATGATATCATGTAAAGTCTTATTCTGGGTCAAAGAGGTCAATCtgtattctctttcttattttccacaaaatgaatatatatgcatctgtatttgtattattaattttgtatcacaaaatgaaaaacagacatAAATGAAAGAGGTTTATCAATCACTTTTGGAAAGCAGGGGAACAGTAAACTTTTAATAGCAGACGTATAAAAAAGGCATGCCAATTGCAAATTACCTTTGGATTTCTTAGCCAGAGGAATAAACTTTACCATTATAAAACACATATGTTTAAGACTTGATCATTTCATGGGGAAAATATTTGTTTCACAGTAGCTCTGGGCTGTGTTTGATGACGCCTCATTtgcacctgtgcacacagaaACTTAGTTGGTATAGTGCCTTCCATTTAAGGAAGGACATGGCACGTTTCAATATATGCTCAAGAACAAGGCCTGAAGGCAGAGGAGGGTCCTTGCACATCAGCCCTCAGCTTTTGAAACCCATCCTTGTCTCCATCCCGCCCTGCCTTGGTGTTTTGCTCTCTGATAGCCCCGTAGCTGCAGCTGCAGATGCACTGGGGTTCTTATGTATCACGACTTCACTGAATTGCCAGTGAATTGACTTCTCGCGGTCTTACGTCTCTGCTGTGCTGTGGCATTTAAAACAGGTGGCCTGCTGGAATGTGGCCAGTTCCACACTGTCCTGGGACACATTTTGAGAGGCAGATCGTTGGATCATATGTTCATTCTGTTCAATTGCTAAAGGCATTCCTCATCTGATTTTCAAATATGGCCATCAAGGATACAtaacttttcttatttctctataTTACTGATAACATTTTTTGcttgtatatgtgagtgtgccTGTGCAGGCCTGAAGTTGATGGATGTCTTCTTTGATTCCCGCCCACCCCCCATTTTatttactgaggcagggtctcttggtAAACCTTACCCACCAATTTCAGGTATTCTATGTATTGCCTTAGGGATCCTGTGTCTGaatcccaagtactaggattacaggccacTGCACACCTGCCAGGCTTTTATTTTggctctgaggatctgaactATGGTCTTCTCACTTATACGACAAGCATGTTTAtccgctaagccatctccccagaccaacATGTTTTATTGCCTAAATGCTTTTGATTATAATCGACCTAGTAGAAATGAAGTCATGCCTCTGTGTGGTTTTTTCTCAACTTCTCTTTTTTCATAACTCCCATCTTTTATTTCAATAGgtaattaatgaaaatatgtgATTGTAGCTATCTACTATTTTAAGTTAGCAGCTGGAAATTAGATGCTACAAAATACAAAACCTTGCTTCTCAGAACAATAATGGACACCTGTGACGTTTCCAAATGCCAAAACAATTGAACAATTTATTgccaattaaatataaaaaatggatTATATCATTGTCCCACACAGCTGGAGAATTCAAGGAACAGTAATCTTGTTCTATGTACATAATGTGTTGACTGACATGGAAAACAACTGCCAGAATCACCACACTGATGAATTTCACACTAGAGCCTGGCTATTTTGAGCGCTATCTGGAATGCAAAGGGATACTGTTAATAATGAACACAACTTTTACTTTTTGGTAAAGAATTACATATATTTAATGTTAAGCACAGACCCCCCCACCCAGCTGAAGTGATACAGAACCCCaacatacaaaacaaattttAGGAAAGCATACTGGCAGTGGCGGCTGACATGtgctctctctccacacacataccCTGGGAATCCATGGCTCCTTTCCTCTCAGTGAACACTAGGGAAACGCTTGGCAAACAGTGCCTCACTACATTTGGATCACAATTCAAAGACTGGGCAGCCGGCCAGGGACATAAAAAGGTATGTAAGGGAATCTAAGAGTCATCCATGTGACCAGCAACCCTGCTTGCTCCCTTTTAGATAATTAATAGGCAGAGAAAGCATGGCTGGTATTTCATGAATTGACTTCTAGCTCCTTAAATCAAGGCTTTTTGCTTTTCGGATTTTCAGTTGCCACCAATTAAtccttctgattttgttaacAAAGCTCTCAAATTTGGTGTCACTTTCTCTTTTAGAGCACAGTAAACAGCAATAATCTTCCCAAAGAGCTCTTTGTTAACAAAATCAGTGCCCCCAGGTAATGTCTCGGTCTGTAACCTGCTACTcgggttctttttcttttctctattatcTTTCTAGTCAAAGAATATTTCGCCCAGTACTGGGAAAAAAAGCTCTTCATCCATGAACTGTAGCTTGCCAGGGGTCCATCTTTGTAGAGCActacagtgagtcacacagaatCTGAACACTAGAGTGGGCAACATGGTctatacatacaggcacacatacatacagccatGTATGCCATAATACTCAGTGGGCTGTCATGCGTATTTGAGATAAAACACTTGCGTTTCTCCGCTGTCTATAAATACTGAAAAAGCTTGGCCTGCTATTTAGCCACGTGGTCCTGAACTCCACACGCATGATGACCTTATGTTGGATAGCAGAAGCTCGCATTCCACTGTCATCTTTTGAAATATGCCGAAAGATTGAGTGCGGCCATGTTCAAAGAGATAATAAAAGTTCCCCTGGGGGACAATTATGCTTTCCAAGGGTTCCTCCAAGTAACTCCCTTGTAAAAAGATATCTGAAGTATACTCAAAAATCTCCCAGCTCCAGAATTATCTATTGTTTCCTTCTCTTTGcaaagaaaatttgttttctaatgtcATGATGGGTCTGCTGATGTTTGTACTTGGCATCACCGCCTTTTGCAAAAGAGTTTCTGTTAGGAATAATTCCTAAGGCGAGCTCCCTGCCGATGCAAAagttcccaatcaagccaaatcaaaacaagccaaattaaggaatatatccaggtttaatgggagatctgcagTCTTTTGTGGCCCCGTGGGGGAAACCGGGAAGCTGGAAAAATGCGACCCCCTCccccgggaggaagaaagggagaccacatgttcctcttttgggagatcACTTAAATACTCTGGGGAGTGgtgtcaggacctggcctgctgggatttggagtccagaccaggcctgggggctgggatagatgtgaggggctggggcctacCCTCCCAACTTGACAATTTCCAAAGGGCGTGGGGGactcatttgtgtttgtttgctcttACACTTCCCTCTGTGCGGATAATAGGGAGCCCTGTTCCTGGAACTCTTGCCACCCCATCGTGctttggcatttttcttttaCCCACAGGTCCAAAAAGTAAAGTGTCTTCCTCAGACAAGGATTCAGGCTTCAGGGCCAAACCTCTGAAcaagccacattttaaaaaacagtagTCTACTTCctcataaaaattttattttcttccaaccACAGGAATAGGAGGAATTTCAGAAGCCCACTAGAAGGCTTGGCCATTCAGAAAACCCCTTTGAATTTCCAAGCTCAGTGGCCTGCTTGCTGTTTGAAATGTCTTCATTctcagatttgtgtgtgtgtgtgtgtgtgttttcgaggaagggtttctctgtagctttggagcctgtcctgcaactagctcttgtagaccaggctggcctcgaactcaccgtgatccgcctgcctctgcctcccgagtcatGCTTAGATTTTTAAACAGTCTCTCTACAGTGTCTGCAATGTTTAGTACTTTAGGCACacaccttaattccagcactctggaagcagaggcaggaggatctctatgagtttgaggtctacaaagtgagttccaggacaggcaatactacacagagaaccctgtctcacctcccctcctccccctccaaaaATCTTGAGATGCCACCATGCTTTGTTTAACACCCAGGACACAAAGAGAAACTCAGTGTCAAATCTGAAAGATACattaacaaaagcaaaagaattgGTTGCTGCTAAAAATCTAGAAAATCTAGAAAAGTTTAGCTATCCGTGTGGGTGCTGAGTATGCAGGCATAGAAGAAGCACGGTGGTGCGGTCATCAGAGACTTtccccacaatcccagagagcccCAAGAGAGACACCAAGAATGACGCAGTGGTGTTGAAGGACCTGCAAGGTGGCCCTAAAGCATTACTGCAGGAAGATCTGAAGGGGAATCACTGGAGAGATCCCAGAATGTTGCAGACGTTAGGAGAGTGAGATGTTCATTGAGGAAAACTGCAGACTTAGTGTAAAGATTGCCCAAGAGAGAAGACATATTGCTACAGGCAGCAGAACTGGACAGATGGAGCTACTCAAGCCCTCTGGAGATCCAGCACGAGCCCAAAATGTTGGCCATAAAGTTTCAGGATTCGAGGCTTGCCTTGCTACATTTTAGCCTTGCTTTGCCTTGGTCATTCCTTGTTGGGATTCTCACCTTCTTTTTTGTGTTAATGATTAAACTTTGTGCCTCTGGGTGTGAGAATTGAGCAAtttgattgttttcctttttttgtgtgtgttatagGAATCCACAGTTAAGAGACGTTCTTGAGTCTCAGAAAAGaattcagacttttaaaaagtctttggATTGTTAAAGATTATGGAAACTTTTGAAGTTGGGTGGGATATATTTTTGCAGTGTAAGGTAAGATTGTGGAACTAAGAGGTAGAAGGTGACAGTTTATAAGTGACTGGCTCGGGTCATGTTGACAAGGGGTTGAGCTTTAGAACTATCAACTTCAACTAGTTATCTTTagaactgtcaacttgacaggctcTAGAACCATGTGGGAGACAAATCTCCAGGCACACCAGTAAGGATACTCAGATTCGGTTACCTCCGGGCATGCCTATGAGGAACTGTCTTGACTGGGttaactgaggtgagaagacccactCTGAAGAAAGGCAGTGCCATTTCCTGGGCTTAGATCCTGAACTGTATAAACGAGGAAGCTACCTGAGCACAGAACTATCTACTTCCTGATTGTGGATATGATATGATAAGCCTCCTTAAGCTCCTGACACCATGAAGGACTATACCCTGGGACTGTTAGCCAAAATAAActccccatttcctctcttcctcccttcctccctgcctccgtCTGTCCATCCctacctttctctctccctcccttcttccttccttccttccttccttccttccttccttccttccttcttcctttaattGATTTTGTCAGGCTATTACAACAGCAGAGACATAACTAATACATATGATAATcctgcttatatttttaaataaccacaaagtcagtggttctcaatctatgggtTGCAATGCCTTTAGGGGTTgcataccagatatcctgcatatcagatatttacattatattacATTTCACAACGGTAACAAAAATACAGTtattgaagtagcaatgaaaataattttatgattggggtcaccgcaatatgaggaactatattaaagggtcgcagcattaggaaggttgcgaACCACTGTACAAGGCTACATGGCTGTTTTTTCACCAGCTTTACCATTTTACCTTCTTATTTTAATGCATAAAGATTGCAGGTCTTCACAACCATACAAATACTTATTTTCCGTGTGAAAAGTTTATTGTCCTTTTTCTGAGTTGCCgaagttttttatatatttgggtGTTCATCGTTTGATTGTGGTTAGGGAAAATACGTTGTATaatattaatctttaaaaaattaattgacataattataaaattataattttagggATTTTTCACAAGCATGTAAGAAGAACGTATATTCTACGGTTGTTTTGCGATAGTTACTGCGTATGTCTTCTATATTCGATTGACAGTCTTATTAAACTCTTCTTCTTATTTACCTGAGCTTGGATCACCTATCTAATACTGCAAGTCGGATGCCGAAGAAGTTTACACTATTGTTCTTTCTTAAATCTTTGCTCTGTTGTTtggttatattattatatttactgATAAATTAAACATTCTAATCAAAGTATAGTGGCCTTCTTGTTTCctacatgatttaaaaaaaaatcttgaaatctGGGGTGGTGGTTGTGAAATTTGCctcatttcttttcccttccccttttcttatCTCAAGGGTCAAGTTTTTAGCTTCCTGGCCTCTAAACACACCCATTCTCACATAGGTATGAAAATTAGAAGCTAAGTCTGGAGTGTTTCTTAATACAATATGCTCCCATTCTATCCATTTTCTTGAAAAGTTCAtaattccttctttatttttctttatgactgaGTAAAATTCCATTTTATGTAGGTGCCGTATTTTTCTGATACATGAATATggacatatttttgttttctaaatcaaGCAAGCAATAAAAAGTGGAGGTACAAACCCAATATAAATATTGGCTTTTATGTCTGTCCAGTTCATTTCATCTGACATCTTCATTTCCTCATGAAACTTTGAGCTAGAGTCGGGTCTCTTTTCATTTCAACTTGATGACTACCCCTTAGCATTTCTGGTAGGACAGGTTTTTCTGGAAGAAAACTCTCTTTCAGCTTTTGTTTGTCTAGGAATGCCTTACTTTAGCCCTTATGGTAGAAGACAGTTAGAAAACGCTGAACTACCGATTGGCAGGGAGTTATTTGTTTCCTTCAGAATGTAAAGCACGCTGTCATGCTGCTCACTAGTCTGTAAGGCTTTTGAGAATTGTGTGGCTAATAATTTTTCATTGTGTCAACAACGGAAGTGTCAACAagactcttttcttctttccttcaagATTCCGTCTTTGTCTTTGGCTCCAAGGCTCTAAGCAGTGTTAGCGCAACACATCCTAGAGCAACTCTCTTTCAATTTGCAGCTCATGGAGTTTGGCAGCCTCTTGAACAGTTTTCAAGTCCAGTGAATGATTCATTTCACTGTGCAGCTATACAACTATTTTGCTTGGTTTCTTTCATGACTTCTTATTGTCTTGTTCTTAcgctatttccatttttcttttgttcaatgTTCATATTTAGCATTTTGAAGgacatttaaaatagttatttcaaagcatttattggaccagagagatggctctctTAATAGATACATGCATTTGCTGCCAAGCATGACCAGCCTTCATCCAACCTCTGGGACGGACATGGTGAAAGGGCAGAACTGACTACCACAAAttcttctctgacctctatatTTGCTCAGCAACATGTACACTTGTGCAcacctgaataaataaatatataattctattgtttttttttcaagacagagattctgtgtgtaacagtcctggctgtcctggaactcaatttgtagatcaggtttgcctcaacctcagagatctgcctacctatGCCtacctgagtggtgggattaaaggcatgcaccgccacaccCGGCTATgaaatatgattttaatataaaCAGATATAAAGCATTACCTGGTAAGGGCTCTCACAAGGCCTCAGGCTTTAATGTCGTCCCTTCAGTGAGATACATTGTCCTGTCATATCGTATGCCTTTTGGTGAAAGCTGAGCATTGGAGTAACATGATGCAGTAACTTTAGCGACCAGATTCTCCGTCATCTCCAAGATGTAtaggtgtgtgtctatgtgaggcgGGGGATTGCTGATTAAAACAGATGTCTATTTGTTTAATGAAATTTACAAATTGTTTCTGCAAA includes:
- the Tceal7 gene encoding transcription elongation factor A protein-like 7, with translation MQKSCSEKEGKPKCSEPKMEDEHPYGAFEGQRMEGNFRQRLLQSLEEFKEDIDYRHFKGEEMTGEEDEMERCLEEIRSLRKKFRALHSNHTHSRERPF